A part of Acidisarcina sp. genomic DNA contains:
- a CDS encoding glycoside hydrolase family 3 C-terminal domain-containing protein, with protein sequence MRWKEFAAIAACAMSLTMMAQDAAKVKHGPWMNASLSADERAEMVLKEATLEEKIALLHGNGMPHTDWQMPLTNLANGGAGYVEGIPRLGIPPLYISDAAYGVRNSGDNGRYSTALPSNLGAASGWDPEAAQEYGALIGRELRAQGYNMTLGGGVNLTREPRNGRTFEYMGEDPVLAGTLVGNLMKGEQAQHVVGDIKHYALNDQETGRTVVNAIISKRAMQESDLLAFHIALQISDAGAVMCSYNRVNGDHACENSYLLSEVLKREWNFKGFVLSDWGGTHSTVKASAAGLDQEQPMAEFFGPALKAAVDAGKVPMSEIDDHARRVLRAEFASGVVDHPAKTTVVDADGGLEIAQRLEEQSIVLLRNEKEILPLDAKRLHTVAVIGAHADVGMISGGGSAQVDAPGDNAIGGARAWQQHIWFPTSPLKALRARLPNAKVEFNSGENAAEAAALAKSSDVAIVFAHQWESEGMDLPSLSLPDHQDALIEQVAVANPHTIVVLETGSPVTMPWVNKVEGIVEAWYAGSRGHVAVANVLLGDVNPTAKLAVTFPKSEADLPRPTIAPLPANEQGQGAAAVNAGHEESSYSVHYDEGLKVGYKWYDAEKKPVLFPFGYGLSYTTYHYTDMKVSADGKTVSFTIKNTGKRAGAEIAEVYAMLPASAQEPPKRLVGWAKVKLNAGESRSVTVDIHPRYLQVFDETKNGWQTVPGSYTFAVGGSSQDLPLEQKVMLQ encoded by the coding sequence ATGAGATGGAAGGAATTCGCCGCCATCGCGGCTTGTGCCATGAGTCTGACGATGATGGCGCAGGATGCTGCCAAGGTGAAGCATGGACCGTGGATGAACGCCAGCCTGTCCGCCGATGAGCGGGCGGAGATGGTGTTGAAGGAAGCGACGCTCGAGGAGAAGATCGCGTTGCTGCATGGCAATGGGATGCCGCACACGGACTGGCAGATGCCGCTGACAAACCTGGCGAATGGTGGCGCAGGATACGTCGAAGGAATACCCCGGCTGGGGATTCCGCCCCTTTATATATCTGATGCAGCCTATGGAGTTCGCAACAGCGGCGACAACGGCAGGTACTCAACGGCGCTGCCGTCGAACCTTGGAGCGGCTTCAGGCTGGGATCCTGAGGCGGCGCAGGAATATGGTGCACTGATTGGAAGGGAGCTGCGCGCGCAAGGCTACAACATGACGCTGGGTGGCGGCGTAAACCTGACTCGCGAACCGCGCAATGGGCGAACCTTTGAGTACATGGGCGAGGACCCCGTACTGGCAGGAACGCTGGTTGGAAACCTGATGAAAGGCGAGCAGGCTCAGCATGTAGTTGGCGACATCAAGCACTATGCGCTGAACGACCAGGAGACTGGCCGCACTGTTGTGAATGCAATCATCTCGAAGCGAGCGATGCAGGAGAGCGATCTGCTGGCATTCCACATTGCGCTGCAGATCTCCGATGCCGGAGCGGTGATGTGCTCCTACAACCGCGTGAATGGCGACCACGCCTGCGAAAACTCCTACCTGCTGAGCGAGGTTCTAAAACGCGAGTGGAACTTCAAGGGATTTGTGCTCTCCGATTGGGGCGGGACGCACAGCACCGTGAAGGCCTCAGCGGCTGGCCTCGACCAGGAACAGCCGATGGCGGAGTTTTTTGGCCCGGCACTGAAAGCTGCAGTCGATGCGGGCAAGGTTCCGATGTCAGAGATCGACGATCATGCGCGGCGTGTGCTGCGCGCGGAGTTTGCTTCCGGGGTAGTCGATCACCCGGCGAAGACAACAGTCGTGGATGCCGACGGGGGCCTGGAAATCGCACAGCGCCTGGAGGAACAGAGCATCGTATTGCTGCGTAACGAGAAAGAAATTCTGCCGCTGGACGCGAAGCGGCTGCACACGGTGGCGGTGATTGGAGCGCATGCGGATGTAGGCATGATCTCTGGCGGCGGTTCGGCGCAGGTAGACGCACCAGGGGACAATGCGATCGGCGGCGCCCGCGCGTGGCAGCAGCACATCTGGTTCCCTACCTCGCCGTTGAAGGCGCTGCGAGCCAGGCTGCCGAATGCGAAGGTTGAGTTCAACTCCGGGGAAAACGCCGCAGAGGCGGCTGCATTGGCGAAGAGCTCCGATGTCGCGATTGTCTTCGCACATCAATGGGAGTCCGAGGGCATGGATCTGCCGAGTCTCTCGCTGCCCGATCATCAGGATGCGCTGATTGAGCAGGTGGCAGTAGCCAACCCGCACACCATTGTGGTGCTGGAGACGGGGAGCCCGGTGACGATGCCGTGGGTAAACAAAGTAGAGGGCATTGTGGAGGCATGGTATGCGGGAAGCCGCGGCCATGTGGCGGTCGCGAACGTGCTGCTGGGCGACGTGAATCCTACGGCGAAGCTGGCGGTGACCTTCCCGAAGAGCGAAGCCGATCTGCCACGTCCGACGATTGCTCCGCTCCCGGCAAACGAACAAGGTCAGGGTGCCGCGGCGGTGAACGCAGGACACGAGGAGTCGAGCTACTCGGTGCATTATGACGAAGGGCTGAAGGTCGGCTACAAGTGGTATGACGCGGAGAAGAAGCCGGTTCTCTTCCCCTTTGGCTATGGACTGTCCTACACAACCTATCACTACACGGACATGAAGGTGAGCGCGGATGGAAAGACCGTGAGCTTCACCATAAAAAACACTGGAAAACGCGCGGGAGCCGAAATCGCAGAGGTCTACGCGATGCTGCCCGCATCTGCGCAGGAGCCACCGAAGAGGCTGGTGGGATGGGCCAAGGTAAAGCTGAATGCCGGCGAAAGCCGCAGCGTCACCGTCGACATCCATCCCAGGTATCTGCAGGTCTTCGACGAAACAAAGAATGGCTGGCAAACGGTGCCTGGGAGCTACACCTTTGCCGTCGGGGGCTCTTCTCAGGATCTGCCTCTCGAACAGAAGGTGATGCTGCAGTAA